A section of the Burkholderia mallei ATCC 23344 genome encodes:
- a CDS encoding N-acetylmuramoyl-L-alanine amidase, with amino-acid sequence MLIKPFRSIESAATATHNWRRRQILRAGASTLVLGLALPRLAHASSVLGVRVWPARDYTRVTIESDQPLQNTQQLLQGPDRLVVDLNGLELDQALRDLVSKIAPNDPQIQSVRVGQYQPHVVRMVFDLKGSVKPQVFTLPPVGTYKYRLVFDLYPAVAPDPLSDLIAQTERKEQQLNDTLRAQQAQPPTAALNGPTAAPPAATDNSDAFFQRFAQNNPPAAHSARPAPANPPVAQASPPAAPPRPAVKPPPVIARRNDDDSGDTDTYAFTAPKSGRGTVRLLTVAIDPGHGGEDPGAIGGGGTYEKHIALDIAKKLRAKIDAAPNMRAMMTRDADFFVPLNVRVQKARRVGADLFVSIHADAFTTPSARGSSVFALSDHGASSAAARWLANKENSSDLIGGINIKTQDVAVNRALFDMSTTAQIRDSLRYGNYVLREVGGINKLHKGSVEQAGFAVLKAPDIPSILVETAFISNPDEERRLNDDAYRDQMADAIFRGIKRYFSANPPLAKSRMT; translated from the coding sequence ATGTTGATCAAACCGTTCCGCTCGATCGAATCGGCGGCCACCGCGACCCATAACTGGCGGCGCCGGCAGATCCTGCGCGCCGGCGCGTCGACGCTCGTGCTCGGGCTCGCGCTGCCGCGTCTCGCGCACGCGAGCTCGGTGCTCGGCGTGCGCGTGTGGCCCGCGCGCGACTACACGCGCGTGACGATCGAATCGGATCAGCCGCTGCAGAACACCCAGCAACTGCTGCAGGGGCCGGACCGGCTCGTCGTCGATCTGAACGGCCTCGAGCTCGACCAGGCGCTGCGCGACCTCGTCTCGAAGATCGCGCCGAACGATCCGCAGATCCAGTCGGTGCGCGTCGGCCAGTATCAGCCGCACGTGGTGCGGATGGTGTTCGACCTGAAGGGCTCGGTGAAGCCGCAGGTGTTCACGCTGCCGCCCGTCGGCACCTACAAGTACCGGCTCGTGTTCGACCTGTATCCGGCCGTCGCCCCCGATCCGCTGTCCGATCTGATCGCGCAGACGGAGCGCAAGGAACAGCAGTTGAATGACACGCTGCGCGCGCAGCAGGCGCAGCCGCCCACGGCCGCGCTCAACGGCCCGACCGCCGCGCCGCCCGCCGCGACGGACAACAGCGATGCGTTCTTCCAGCGCTTCGCGCAGAACAACCCGCCGGCCGCGCATTCGGCGCGGCCGGCGCCCGCCAATCCGCCCGTCGCGCAAGCGAGCCCGCCCGCCGCACCGCCGCGGCCCGCGGTCAAGCCGCCGCCCGTCATCGCGCGCAGGAACGACGACGATTCGGGCGACACCGACACCTACGCGTTCACCGCGCCGAAATCCGGCCGCGGCACCGTGCGCCTGCTGACGGTGGCGATCGATCCGGGCCACGGCGGCGAGGATCCGGGCGCGATCGGCGGCGGCGGCACGTACGAAAAGCACATCGCGCTCGACATCGCGAAGAAGCTGCGCGCGAAGATCGACGCCGCGCCGAACATGCGCGCGATGATGACGCGCGACGCCGATTTCTTCGTGCCGCTGAACGTGCGCGTGCAGAAGGCGCGGCGCGTCGGCGCGGATCTGTTCGTGTCGATCCACGCGGATGCGTTCACGACGCCGTCGGCGCGCGGCTCGTCGGTGTTCGCGCTGTCGGACCACGGCGCGTCGAGCGCGGCCGCGCGCTGGCTCGCGAACAAGGAGAACTCCTCCGATCTGATCGGCGGGATCAACATCAAGACGCAGGACGTCGCGGTGAACCGCGCGCTGTTCGATATGTCGACGACCGCGCAGATCCGCGATTCGCTGCGCTACGGCAACTACGTGCTGCGCGAAGTCGGCGGCATCAACAAGCTGCACAAGGGCTCGGTCGAGCAGGCGGGGTTCGCGGTGCTCAAGGCGCCCGATATTCCGTCGATCCTCGTCGAGACCGCGTTCATCAGCAATCCGGACGAAGAGCGGCGCCTGAACGACGACGCGTATCGCGACCAGATGGCCGATGCGATCTTCCGCGGAATCAAGCGCTATTTCTCGGCGAACCCGCCGCTCGCGAAGAGCCGGATGACGTAA
- a CDS encoding bifunctional tRNA (adenosine(37)-N6)-threonylcarbamoyltransferase complex ATPase subunit type 1 TsaE/phosphotransferase, producing MPEQPSHAHAAPPLPAPLAERTLALADEAATIALGERLAHALDAMRGARAAAHAFDGLQIQLYGDLGAGKTTLVRAMLRGLGHAGRVKSPTYTLVEPYALARSDGELEVYHFDLYRFSDPAEWADAGFREYFNSGAICIVEWPQRAGALLGVPDLVFSLDVAGEGRLLTARAYSASGKACLERC from the coding sequence ATGCCCGAGCAGCCTAGCCACGCGCACGCCGCGCCCCCCCTGCCCGCTCCGCTTGCCGAGCGCACGCTCGCGCTCGCCGACGAAGCGGCGACGATCGCGCTCGGCGAACGCCTCGCGCACGCGCTCGACGCGATGCGCGGCGCGCGCGCCGCCGCGCATGCGTTCGACGGCCTGCAGATCCAGCTGTACGGCGATCTCGGCGCCGGCAAGACGACGCTCGTGCGCGCGATGCTGCGCGGCCTCGGCCACGCGGGCCGCGTGAAGAGCCCGACCTACACGCTCGTCGAACCATACGCGCTCGCGCGTTCCGATGGGGAACTCGAGGTCTATCACTTCGATCTGTACCGTTTTAGCGATCCGGCCGAATGGGCCGACGCGGGCTTTCGCGAATATTTCAATTCCGGCGCGATCTGCATCGTCGAATGGCCGCAACGGGCGGGCGCGCTCCTTGGCGTGCCGGATCTCGTGTTCTCGCTCGACGTGGCGGGCGAAGGCCGCCTGCTCACCGCCCGGGCGTACAGCGCATCAGGAAAGGCATGTCTCGAAAGATGTTGA
- the queG gene encoding tRNA epoxyqueuosine(34) reductase QueG — protein MDRNPELAIADARPSQDGRAAPSRLDDAQLAELASRIKAWGRELGFGAIGISDTDLSEAEAGLAAWLEAGCHGEMDYMAKHGMKRARPAELVAGTRRVISARLAYLPAGTLDGAPDAQGARRDWRAREAARIADPQAAVVSVYARGRDYHKVLRNRLQTLAERIEAEIGVFGHRVFTDSAPVLEVELAQKAGVGWRGKHTLLLQRDAGSFFFLGEIYVDVPLPADAQTSPDAAPETPGAHCGSCTRCLGACPTGAIVAPYRVDARRCISYLTIELHGSIPEPLRPLIGNRVYGCDDCQLVCPWNKFAQAAPVADFDVRHGLDRASLVELFEWTAEQFDERMQGSAIRRIGYERWLRNLAVGLGNALRAAPGGIEPDARAAIVAALRARLDDPCVSALVREHVEWALRAA, from the coding sequence ATGGACCGCAATCCGGAACTCGCAATCGCAGATGCGCGCCCCTCGCAGGACGGGCGCGCCGCGCCGTCTCGCCTCGACGACGCGCAGCTCGCCGAGCTCGCGTCGCGCATCAAGGCTTGGGGGCGCGAATTGGGTTTCGGGGCGATCGGCATCAGCGATACCGATCTCTCGGAGGCCGAAGCAGGGCTCGCCGCCTGGCTGGAAGCCGGATGCCACGGCGAGATGGATTATATGGCCAAACATGGGATGAAACGCGCGCGGCCGGCCGAACTTGTGGCCGGCACGCGACGCGTGATTTCCGCGCGGCTCGCGTATCTGCCCGCCGGAACGCTCGACGGCGCGCCCGATGCGCAGGGCGCGCGGCGCGATTGGCGCGCGCGCGAGGCCGCGCGCATCGCCGATCCGCAGGCGGCCGTCGTGTCCGTCTATGCGCGCGGGCGCGACTATCACAAGGTGTTGCGCAACCGCCTGCAGACGCTTGCCGAGCGGATCGAGGCCGAGATCGGCGTGTTCGGCCATCGCGTGTTCACCGATTCGGCGCCGGTGCTCGAAGTCGAGCTCGCGCAGAAGGCGGGCGTCGGCTGGCGCGGCAAGCACACGCTGCTGTTGCAGCGCGACGCGGGTTCGTTCTTCTTTCTCGGCGAGATCTATGTCGACGTGCCGTTGCCGGCGGACGCGCAGACATCGCCCGACGCCGCGCCCGAGACGCCCGGCGCGCATTGCGGCAGTTGCACGCGCTGCCTCGGCGCGTGCCCGACGGGCGCGATCGTCGCGCCGTACCGCGTCGACGCGCGGCGCTGCATCTCGTATCTGACGATCGAATTGCACGGCAGCATTCCCGAGCCGCTGCGCCCGCTCATCGGCAATCGCGTGTACGGCTGCGACGACTGCCAGCTCGTCTGCCCGTGGAACAAGTTCGCGCAGGCGGCGCCCGTCGCCGATTTCGACGTGCGGCACGGGCTCGACCGGGCGTCGCTCGTCGAGCTGTTCGAATGGACTGCCGAGCAATTCGACGAACGGATGCAGGGCAGCGCGATCCGCCGGATCGGCTACGAGCGCTGGCTGCGCAATCTCGCGGTCGGCCTCGGCAACGCGCTGCGCGCCGCGCCCGGCGGCATCGAGCCCGATGCGCGCGCGGCGATCGTCGCGGCGCTGCGCGCGCGTTTGGACGACCCGTGCGTGTCGGCGCTCGTGCGCGAGCACGTCGAGTGGGCGCTGCGCGCCGCGTGA
- a CDS encoding methylated-DNA--[protein]-cysteine S-methyltransferase, with protein sequence MFNAVIDAPFGKVGIRTDASVVREIVYLPESIKRVAPGTPLAKQAARQIELYFERASARFDLPLAEVGTPFQHRVWHAICAIPPGVVLTYGQIAKQIGSAPRAVGQACGANYFPLVIPCHRVVASGGLGGFANHDDEGYFLKVKRWLLAHEGVRY encoded by the coding sequence ATGTTCAACGCAGTAATCGATGCGCCGTTCGGCAAGGTCGGCATCCGCACCGACGCGTCGGTCGTGCGCGAGATCGTCTATCTGCCCGAATCGATAAAGCGCGTCGCGCCGGGCACGCCGCTCGCAAAGCAGGCGGCGCGTCAGATCGAACTCTATTTCGAGCGCGCTTCCGCACGTTTCGACTTGCCGCTCGCCGAGGTCGGTACGCCGTTCCAGCATCGCGTGTGGCACGCGATCTGCGCGATTCCGCCCGGCGTGGTGCTGACCTACGGTCAGATCGCCAAGCAGATCGGCAGCGCGCCGCGGGCGGTCGGCCAGGCGTGCGGCGCGAACTATTTTCCGCTCGTGATTCCGTGTCATCGCGTCGTCGCGTCGGGCGGGCTCGGCGGCTTCGCGAACCACGACGACGAGGGCTACTTCCTCAAGGTCAAGCGCTGGCTGCTTGCACACGAGGGCGTGCGGTACTGA
- the xerD gene encoding site-specific tyrosine recombinase XerD, translating to MARAVHACAADTAGGDAGRAPAPPADRLVDALAASPAWLDSRASIDLFCDAMWLEHGLSRNTLDAYRRDLQLFAQWLAARHAASVDHASEPTLTEYIAARSDGKATSSNRRLSVFRRYYGWAVREHRAAVDPTLRIASAKQAPRFPSTLSEAQVEALLAAPDVDTPLGLRDRTMLELMYASGLRVSELVTLKTVEVGLNEGVVRVTGKGSKERLVPFGEVAHGWIERYLRDARPALLGARAADALFVTARGDGMTRQQFWNIIKRHAQQADVRVHLSPHTLRHAFATHLLNHGADLRVVQLLLGHSDISTTQIYTHVARERLKTLHAAHHPRG from the coding sequence ATGGCGCGCGCAGTGCATGCTTGCGCGGCCGACACGGCGGGCGGAGACGCCGGCCGCGCACCCGCGCCGCCGGCCGACCGTCTCGTGGACGCGCTTGCCGCGTCGCCGGCGTGGCTCGACAGCCGCGCGTCGATCGATCTGTTCTGCGACGCGATGTGGCTCGAGCACGGGCTGTCGCGCAACACGCTCGACGCGTACCGGCGTGATCTGCAACTGTTCGCGCAATGGCTCGCCGCGCGGCATGCGGCGAGCGTCGATCATGCGAGCGAGCCGACGCTGACCGAATACATCGCCGCGCGCAGCGACGGCAAGGCGACGTCGTCGAATCGCCGGCTATCGGTGTTTCGCCGCTACTACGGCTGGGCGGTGCGCGAGCACCGCGCGGCCGTCGATCCGACGCTCAGGATCGCGTCGGCGAAGCAGGCGCCGAGGTTTCCGTCGACGCTGTCCGAGGCGCAGGTCGAGGCGCTTCTCGCCGCGCCCGACGTCGATACGCCGCTCGGCCTGCGCGACCGCACGATGCTCGAACTGATGTATGCGAGCGGGTTGCGCGTGAGCGAGCTCGTCACGCTGAAGACGGTCGAGGTCGGATTGAACGAAGGCGTGGTGCGCGTGACGGGCAAGGGTTCGAAAGAGCGGCTCGTGCCGTTCGGCGAAGTCGCGCACGGCTGGATCGAGCGCTATCTGCGCGATGCACGGCCCGCGCTACTCGGTGCGCGCGCGGCGGATGCGCTGTTCGTCACCGCACGCGGCGACGGCATGACGCGCCAGCAATTCTGGAACATCATCAAGCGCCATGCGCAGCAGGCGGATGTTCGCGTGCATCTGTCGCCGCATACGCTGCGGCACGCGTTCGCGACGCATCTGCTCAATCACGGCGCGGACCTGCGGGTCGTGCAACTGCTGCTCGGCCATAGCGATATCTCGACGACGCAGATCTACACGCACGTCGCGCGCGAGCGGCTGAAGACGCTGCATGCGGCGCATCATCCGCGCGGATGA